The following proteins are encoded in a genomic region of Clostridium kluyveri:
- the rbfA gene encoding 30S ribosome-binding factor RbfA: MTNYRSGRINEEMKREISNIIRNDMKDPRLSAMVSVTKVDVTKDQKYAKVFVSIYGEDKSKDDTFQALKNSESFIRREVGHRVKLRNTPEIIIEMDNTIEYGMHINELLHKIKENEKHDNE, encoded by the coding sequence ATGACTAATTACAGAAGCGGAAGAATAAATGAGGAAATGAAGAGGGAGATAAGTAATATAATTAGAAATGATATGAAAGATCCAAGACTTAGTGCCATGGTAAGTGTTACAAAAGTGGATGTAACAAAAGATCAAAAATATGCAAAAGTATTTGTAAGTATTTATGGAGAAGATAAATCTAAGGATGATACATTTCAGGCACTTAAAAATTCAGAAAGCTTTATAAGGAGGGAAGTAGGGCATAGAGTAAAACTTAGAAATACCCCGGAAATAATTATAGAAATGGATAATACCATAGAGTATGGTATGCATATAAATGAACTTCTCCACAAAATAAAGGAGAATGAAAAACATGATAATGAATGA